Genomic window (Rathayibacter sp. VKM Ac-2760):
ACGACCGGCGCCGGCCGGAGCTGGCTCGAGCAGCTCTACCTCTTCAACCCGATGTCCAACGCCATCCTCGCCTTCCAGCGCGCGATCTGGGGGGACGGCTCCCGGGTCAGCATCATCGAGGGCAACGAGATCGACCCGCAGATCTGGCCGCCGGACATGGCGCTCCGCCTCATCATCGTCTTCGCCGTCGGGGTGGTGTTCGTCTGGATCGGTCACCGCATCTTCCGGCGCCTCGAGGGCAACTTCGCCCAGGAGATCTGATCGTGACCCTCACCAGCAAGCCGGAGGCGGCCTCGGGCGCCACCGGCAGCCCCACCGTCGTCCGCGTCCGCGGCGCCTCCAAGCGCTTCGTGATCCGCAAGGACAAGTCGTTCAAGGAGCGCGTCGTCAACTTCGGCCGCGGCCGCAAGCACCGGGACGAGTTCTGGGCGCTGCGCGACGTCGACCTCGAGATCCCGCTCGGCTCGACCGTGGGCCTCATCGGCGCGAACGGCTCCGGCAAGAGCACGCTGCTCAAGCTCATCGGCGGCATCGTCCAGCCGACCACCGGGACGGTCGAGCGCCGCGGGCGCCTCGCGGCGCTCCTCGAGCTCGGCGCCGGCTTCCACCCCGACCTCACCGGCCGCGAGAACGTCTACCTCAACGGCGCGATCCTGGGTCTGTCCCGGGCCGAGCTCGACGGCAAGTTCGACTCCATCGTCGAGTTCTCCGAGATCGCGGAGTTCATCGACACCCAGGTGAAGTTCTACTCCTCGGGCATGTACGTCCGGCTCGCCTTCGCGATCGCGATCCACACCGACCCCGACCTCCTGCTGGTCGACGAGGTGCTGGCGGTCGGCGACGAGCCGTTCCAGCGCAAGTGCATGGACCGCATCCGCGCGTTCCAGCGCGCCGGGAAGACCATCGTCCTGGTCACCCACTCGCTCGAGCAGGTCGGCGAGCTCTGCGACCGCACCATCGTGCTCGAGAAGGGCAACGTGGTGTTCGACGGCGAGACCTCCGAGGGCCTCCAGGTGCTCCGCGAGAGCTTCGAGGACCGGCGTCAGGCCCGCCAGGAGCGCGAGGCGGCCGCGGCCGAGGCCGTGGACGAGCCCGCTCCGCTGCTGATCGAGATCCTCGGCTGCGCGCTGCGCGGCGGATCGATCGAGCACGGCGGCACGGTCGTCCGCAGTGGCGAGACCCTGGAGTTCGACGTCACCGTGCGCACCAGCCGGCCGGTGGACGACTGGAACATCGGGATGGGCATCGACACCCCGCTCGGCCAGCGCGTCTTCGGCACCAACACGGAGCGGATCGGCACCCCGCTCTCGAGCGTCGACGGCGAGATGACCGTCACCTTCACCCTGCCCGATCTCCACCTCGGCGGCGGCAACTACGCCGTGCACGCCTCCGCCGCGACGTTCTCGCAGGGCGAGACGATGCGGACGCCGGTCGCGGCGACCTTCACGGTCGAGCGCTCCTCCGTGCACGACGGCGTCGTCGACATCGACTCCGAAGTCCGCGTCAGCCGGCCGTGAGCGCCGCGCGCGGCCGGCTGCTGGTCGACGCGACCGCGCTGGCCGCCCCGCGGCTGACCGGGGTGGGCCGGGTGCTGCTGGGCATCCTCCGAGCGCTGGACACCGACGAGGTCGCCGCGCGCGCCGAGGTGCTCCTCGTGCTGCCGGCGAGCGAGGCCCGCGCGCTCGAGCGCTTCCGCTTCCGCACTCTGCGGGTGCGCCCGGTGCGACTCCCCCGCCGGCTCTGGAGCGCCCTGACGCGGCTCCCCGCGCCCGGCATCGACCTCCTCCTCGGGAGGGGCGCCTACTTCTTCCCCAACTTCCGCAACTGGCCGCTGGCCCGCTCGCGGTCGATGACCTTCGTGCACGACGTCTGCTTCGCGGTGCTGCCCGAGCTCGTCCCGCGCGAGCGCCGCGAGCTGCTCGGCCGCGAGGTCCCGCGCTGGCTCGCCCGCACCGACGTCGTGCTGACCGGCACGCCGTCGTCCGCCCGGGAGATCACCTCCTCGCTCGGCGTCGACGCCGACCGGGTGCGCGTGCTGCCGACCACCATCGACGCCGAGATCTTCCGCCCGCGGAGCGCCGCGGAGATCGAGCGGGTCCGTGCGGGTCAGTCGCTCGGCCGCTATCTGCTCTTCGTCGGCTCGATCGAGAGACGCAAGAACCTGGTCACGCTGGTCGACGCCTACGCCCGAGCCGAGCGGCCGACCGGCCACACTCTGCTCCTGGTCGGCGGTGACGGCTGGGACAACGCCGAGGTGCACGCGGCCGTCGCGCGAGCGGTCGCCCTCGGTGCGGCGGTGCGCTTCGCCTCCGGCTACGTGCCGGACGAGGATCTGCCCGCCCTGCTCAGCGGCGCCGACGCGGTCGCGATGCCGTCCTGGCACGAGGGCTTCGGCCTGCCCGCGCTCGAGGCTGTCGCCTGCGGCACCCCGGTGCTCGCCGCCGACATCCCGGGGCTGCGCGACGCGCTGGCCGGCCGGGAGGAGGACGCCGTCTTCCTCCCGCCCGCGGACGAGGAGGCCTGGGTCGTCGCGATCGAGGCGGCCCTCCGCAGTCCGCGGCGGATCCCCGCGCGGCAGGTGCCGGGCTGGGACCGCACCGCACGGCTGCTCCTCGAGCTCGCGCTCCGCTGAACGGGCGTCAGCGCAGGCGCGGGGTGCGGCCGGTGTCCTGAGCGGCGGCCTGGTCGTCCTCGAACAGGGCGGCGGCGGCCTGCTCGGCCTCGCGGTGGGCGACGACGCCGCCCGAGCGGTGGTGGCCGAAGACCCAGTAGCGGTAGAGCACGAACCGGAACGCGGTCGCGAGCAGCAGGCCGATGACGTTGGCGGAGATGTTGTCCGCGACGAGGTTGTCGAAGCCCAGGACGTAGTGCGAGATGTAGAGCGGGAGCAGGTTCACGAGCATGCCGGCGACGGCGACGACGCTGAACTCGGCGAGCTCGAGCAGATAGTTCGCGCGGCGGTGCTCGCGGAAGGTCCAGTAGCGGTTCCCGAACCAGGTGACCACCGTCGCGGCGGCGACCGCGACGACCTTCGCGCCGAT
Coding sequences:
- a CDS encoding ABC transporter ATP-binding protein, which encodes MTLTSKPEAASGATGSPTVVRVRGASKRFVIRKDKSFKERVVNFGRGRKHRDEFWALRDVDLEIPLGSTVGLIGANGSGKSTLLKLIGGIVQPTTGTVERRGRLAALLELGAGFHPDLTGRENVYLNGAILGLSRAELDGKFDSIVEFSEIAEFIDTQVKFYSSGMYVRLAFAIAIHTDPDLLLVDEVLAVGDEPFQRKCMDRIRAFQRAGKTIVLVTHSLEQVGELCDRTIVLEKGNVVFDGETSEGLQVLRESFEDRRQARQEREAAAAEAVDEPAPLLIEILGCALRGGSIEHGGTVVRSGETLEFDVTVRTSRPVDDWNIGMGIDTPLGQRVFGTNTERIGTPLSSVDGEMTVTFTLPDLHLGGGNYAVHASAATFSQGETMRTPVAATFTVERSSVHDGVVDIDSEVRVSRP
- a CDS encoding glycosyltransferase family 1 protein, which translates into the protein MSAARGRLLVDATALAAPRLTGVGRVLLGILRALDTDEVAARAEVLLVLPASEARALERFRFRTLRVRPVRLPRRLWSALTRLPAPGIDLLLGRGAYFFPNFRNWPLARSRSMTFVHDVCFAVLPELVPRERRELLGREVPRWLARTDVVLTGTPSSAREITSSLGVDADRVRVLPTTIDAEIFRPRSAAEIERVRAGQSLGRYLLFVGSIERRKNLVTLVDAYARAERPTGHTLLLVGGDGWDNAEVHAAVARAVALGAAVRFASGYVPDEDLPALLSGADAVAMPSWHEGFGLPALEAVACGTPVLAADIPGLRDALAGREEDAVFLPPADEEAWVVAIEAALRSPRRIPARQVPGWDRTARLLLELALR
- a CDS encoding GtrA family protein; this translates as MARGPIALAKTLYSGLISYVLKFGVVGVLGLIVDVTIFNLLRVGGLGGEHFLSGPIGAKVVAVAAATVVTWFGNRYWTFREHRRANYLLELAEFSVVAVAGMLVNLLPLYISHYVLGFDNLVADNISANVIGLLLATAFRFVLYRYWVFGHHRSGGVVAHREAEQAAAALFEDDQAAAQDTGRTPRLR